GATGTCCTCCATCGTGTTGGCAGGAGAGAGGATACACTTCAAAGCCCCGAAGCCCGTATAGGCTTCCAATATCGTACGCTCTTCGGGTGTCGCCGTGCGCTGTTCCCGATGCAGGGCAAAGACCGTCTTGATGGCTTCTATGTTTGCCTTTAGATGCTCCTTCTTGTTATAGCTTGCCATCCTCTTCGAGTTTTAGTTGGACAAAACCCGTAATCTCCGTATAGAGGGAGTTGTATTCGGGCATATAGGCGAACTCGTCCGAAATCGGATACTTGGCGAAGATGCTTTCTAAGAGCGGGCGCAGGCGGATAGCAGTCTCCCTGACCGCTTCAAGCGGCACTTCAGCAGAGAACTCGTTCCAAAGAACAGAGGAGATGGTATCGTGGTGGGAAAAGTGCAAACCCGCATAGAGCGTCTTGTTGGCGATACCGATACATTCGGTTATGGGAAGTCCGGCATCGAAGGCTTCGGCATAGGCTTCGGAAGCAGCTGCCGCACGCTCTTTGATAAAAGAAATATCACCGGCTTTTTCGGGATGACTTTCCCGAAGAAAGGAGAGCAGAGATAGCTCGTAATAGGAAAATCGAATGGCTGTCATATCTGTGATTTTAGTGAATGTTTTGAGTTGCCCTGAAAAGCATAGAGGTAGTTGGACAAAAGCTTAGGAGTAATCGAGAGAAAGCTTATAAGCTTTTTACCTTTCAGTCATTAGGTTTGGAAAGAGAGGCTCTCCGGAGTCTTTTCGGGCATGACGTTATAATGCAAAGGCACTCGACGTCCCCGCCGAGTGCCACCACTAAAATCCGCAGTAAAAACAACAGGATTGTTTATGACCGCATCATTCAGTGGCAAAATTAGCAAATTACGGGGAGTTACCTTCGGGATTTGCTCGGTTTCTTATGCTCGGGGAAGATGAAGACTGTCTTGAACTCTCCGTCCAAAGAAAGCGAAGCCTCGAAGCTCTTACCTGCTTTGGAGGTAAAGCCCTTAATGACACCTGTCTCCCCGTTCACCGCCAATTGTGTCAGTTGTTCGTCTGTGAGGCTCTTGCCTGCCACATTGCGGAAAAGGGTTAGCCCACAATCGGCATCGGAACATTTGGCACATCGGGGATAGAAGACCAGTGAACCTTTGCCACATTTTGGGCAATGGATGTCGCTCTGTTTCTTGGGAAAGAGGATTTTGGAGGAGAGCAGTTCATCGGTAATCTGTGTGGCGTAGTTTTCGATGCCCTTGCGAAACTCTTGCTCTTTCAACTCTCCCCGTTCGATTCTCGCCAAGTCCGCTTCCCACTGTCCGGTCATCTCAGCATTGCCGATTTTCATCCCCTTGACGATGGAATAGACGGCAAGTCCTTTCTCCGTGGGGACGAGCGACTTCTTTTGGCGCACCATGTATTCACGGGCAAAGAGGGTTTCGATGATGGCGGCACGGGTTGCAGGTGTGCCGATACCGCAATCTTTGAGCTGCGCACGCAATTCCTCGTCCTCCAACTCCTTGCCCGCCGTCTCCATCGCTGCCAACAGCGAACTTTCCGTGTGCAGGGGCTTGGGCTTGGTCATTCCCTGTGCCAAGGAACAGGAACAGAGCGGGAGTTGCTCGCCTTCCTCCCATTCGGGGATGATGATGCCTTCCCCATTTTCTCGACTTTCTCGTTCTTCAGCTTCTAACTGCTCCTTATCTTTTTTCCTGCTGTTTTTGAGGATGGCACGCCAACCCTCTTCCTTGATGATTTCACCTTTGAGGATGAACTTCACACCTTCACAGATGGCAGTAACCGTACTGACATCTTTCACGCAACGGGCGGAAAAGGCTTCAAGCATACGTCCGGCTATCATATCGTAGATGACCGCCTCGTCTCCAAACATGTCTATCGGCTTCTTGCCCGTGATGAGCAGGGCATGGTGGTCGGTCACTTTCTTGCCGTCCACCGAATGCGCATTAAGTTCGGTCAGTCGGCGGGCATGGACACCCCAGACGGGATGGTCGTGCAAAAAGGCTATCAGGGCAGGTATCTCGGCAAACACATCTTCAGGGATATGACGGCTGCCCGTGCGTGGATAGGTGATGTATGCCTTCTCATAGAGTTTCTGCGCCAAGGAAAGGGTCTGTTCCGCCGAATAGCCGAACCGGCTGTTCGCTTCTTTCTGTAAAGTGGTCAAATCATACAGAAGCGGTGGCTCCTGCTTGGTCTCCTTGCGCACAATCGTTTCTACGGTAGCTACAGAAGCATTTCGGAGTTTCTCATACAGAGCAGTGGCTTCCGTCCTATCGAACCAACGGTCGGCGGAGGAGAAGCGGAAACTCTCATCACCTTCCTTCACTGCAAGGCTGAGTTGCCAGAATGGCTGTGGCTCAAACTTCTTGTTCTCCAAGAAACGGGAGCAGACCATACAGAGGGTCGGGGTCTGTACCCTGCCCAAAGAATAAGTGCCTCGTCCTGCTGCAATGGATATGGCTTGGGTGGCATTGATGCCCACTAACCAGTCGGCTTCGCTACGGGCACGGGCGGCATAATAGAGGTTGTCATACGCCGCGCCGCTTTGCAGACGAGCGAGCCCCTCTTTGATGGCTTTATCTGTCAAGGAACTAATCCACAGCCGGTCGAAGGGTTTGGCGATGCCGAGATACTCGTAAATGAACCTAAAGATCAACTCACCCTCACGTCCTGCGTCGGTGGCTACGATAATGCCCTCGCATTCCCGGAAGAGTTTTTCGATGACTTTGAGTTGGGCGACTGCAGCAGAGTCTGCTTTATAGCGTTTTCCCTCCTTGATTTGACGGGGAATAAGGGTAAAGACGGGAGGAAGAATCGGCAGGTTATCTTTGTGGAAACCCTTGATGCCGTAGGCTTCGGGCATGGCTGCCGTTATCAGATGCCCCAGTGCCCAAGTGACGGCATAGTCGCCTCCTTCAATATAACCCTCTTTCTTGTTGGTTGCCCGAATAACACGGGCAATTTCACGAGCTACGCTCGGTTTTTCTGCTATGATGACTTTCATTTGTTCTTACTTTTTGGATATTAGTGGTGGCGGATTACATTTTCATTCCCTTGGAACGTTTTTTCTCTTCTTGCTTTTGTTCCTGCCCTGTGGTAAGCTCTGTCTGTCCCTGCTTGAGTGGCTCCCTCACATGCTTGGTAGCCTCGTTGGTCTTGCCTTCGGAATTGACAGCGACCTGCGTGCTGGAAGCATTGTCGGGAGTTACCTCTTTGGCTTGGAACTTGTCGGGGTTCCATTTGAGAAAGTCGAACTTGTTCTTCTCGAAGTTCGGACGCACATAGGCATTGAAAGGCTCTCCTTTCTTGTCGATAAGCCCGGTCATATAGACCGTCTGACCTGCTTTGAGCTTCGCTTGCTCTTCGGAAGAAATGTCCCGTCCCAGCATCTTTTGGGGGACACGCAATTCTTTCTGCTCCGTCTGTTGCTGCCCTTCGGAGGCTTGTCTTTGACGTTGTTCCTGCTTGGATATACCGAAACGAAATTCAATCGACCGCTTGTCGGCATTGAATTGAAGATTTGCATTGAAGTGCTTTCCCGTTTTGGAGGTCATACCATCCACATAGATGCTCCTACCTTCCGACAGTTCCTTTTTCTGCTCATCGGTCAGCTTCACGCCTTTGATTTCATCGGGGATGCGTACCCGGTCGGTACTCAGGGCGATGATGTCGTTCGTCAGGCGGTCGATGCTCACAAAACTGCGGGTTGGCTCCTCTTTGCCGGGGAAGGTCAGTTCCACAATACGACCGAGATTACCCGTTTCTTTGAGGGCTTTCTTATCCTCGTCGGTGAAGGTATGCCCGAAGAACTCACGCTCCAATTGAGGTTCTTTGCGGATGGCGTGGACAACAGGGATAAACGTGCCGTCTCCAAAGGCTTTCAAAGAAAGACGGGCATCGGTGTAAAGGGAGACTTCTCCGATTTTGATACTGATGGGAATAAGCGGAGTCTTGCGGTATTGAAGCAACTCTTCAAGATGCTTCCCCTTTTCCAGACTCTCACGGCTTACGCCCATCTGCTCGAACTGCTCCCACTTCACCTTGTCGGGATCGATGCCTTGAAAGGACTGCTTCTGCTCCCCTGCATGGTCCGCAGGATTGATACGGGCGGAGTCCAGCATCTCCTTATTGGAGGGGACATCCGGTGCTTTGAGCATCTCCGAGAGCACACGTGCGCTGGCAACGGCACTCTCAAAAGGCACTTTGAAGAAGTTCAGCGGTGTAGGATGCTTGAACTGTCGCATGAAGTTGGAAAGGAAATTCTCCAGCGCATTGCTGTGCTTGTCGAATTTCAGAAAGCTCTGTTCATTCTCGGAGGTGGGCGGAATGGTTTTTAGTCCGCCTTTCTCATCTGCTCCGGCAACAGCTCGGAGGCTCTCGTCCTTCTGTTCCTTGACCAAAAGAACTTCTTGGTCTTTGATTTTTTCGTCCATATTACAATCTATCTAATGACACCAATAGCGGTGCACGGACAAAAGTAAACCATAGATAAAGAGTGTGTTACAGGTTATAAATAACTGCGTACTTGTGGCTTCGACATGGATAGAAGTGGCTTTAAAAGAAAAAAATCATTTCAAAATTTGGCTAATCAAATATTCTTTTATAATATTGCATTCAGAAGCAGAGAATGAACGTTCTGTTTTGTTTAAAGTAATGGCACGAACAAATAACAAAGAAATCATATTGAAGGAAGCTTTCAGGCTCTTTCTGTCTAAGGGATATGATGCGGTCAGCTTTGCAGATTTGGTCAAAGCAACGAATATTTCACGAGGAGGGATGTTTCATCACTTCAAAGGAAAAGAAGATATCTTCAATCAGGTGGCTGATCGTTTTGTATTTAGTTTTTTTCGAGAAGGAGAGAGTTTCATTGAATCTTCGGAGTCGAAAACGCCCTTGAAAGATTTTTTAGCTCATTGTACCAAGATAATTGGTGAACGAATGCTCCATTTTTCAGATACTCTGGGAGCTTCGGTTACAGCAGCTAGTTTTATGAGTTTTGTCTTGTATCTCAAGGAGCATTATGCATCATGGCAAGAAAAGATACAGGAGTATGAAGAGCAGGAGGTTAAAACATGGAATGAAGTTATAGAATTGGCAAAAAAGAAAAGTGAGATTCGGGAGGACATTGATAATGGTCAAATTATTACGGTATTTCGGACTCTTTATTTAGGACTGTCCTACAAAGGAGCTCTAATTGACCGCCTCTCTATTGAAGAGTTACAGAGGTTATGGGAGTTTATCTACCAAGAGTATAAATTATAAAACATTGTGCGATGGAAAAGAAGGTGTACATTAATCGGATTGCTTCTTATTTACCCAATAAGCCTATCTCCAACGATGAAATGGAAGATTATATAGGGATGATTGGGGGAAAACCCTCAAGAGTTCGCTCTATTGTACTAAGACAGAATGGAATTAAGACTCGGTATTATGGCTTGGATAAGGAGCATAAGATAACTCACTCCAATGCACAGCTTGCAAAAGAAGCTGTGGTGGATTTATTTGCAGATAGAGTTGTACCAACCGATGTTACCCTTTTAGCCTGTGGTACGAGTACTCCTGATCAACTTCTGCCCTCCCATGCCTCTATGGTGCATGGAGAGCTAGGGAACTTCCCGATGGAGATATTTTCCTCAGCAGGTGTATGTCTCACTTCCCTACAAGCACTGAAGATTTGTTACAGTAATATTCTTGCAGGATTGCATCAAAAGGCTGTATGCGTTGCTTCGGAATTAACCTCACCGGCATTGGTTGCAAAATTCTATGAACCCGAATATGAAGCAACACATGCGAATCCGGATAAAGACCCCTATATGGCTTTTGAAAAGGATTTTATGAGGTTTATGTTGTCTGATGGTGCCGGGGCTGTATTAGTAGAAGATACTCCTAAAGGAGACCCCTCTCTCGAAATCGAATGGATTGAGATGACCTCATACGCTAATGAACTACCAACGTGTATGTTTATGGCTTCGGAATTACAATCCGATGGACGTTTGAAGAGTTGGAAAGAATATACTCCCGAGGAAATTAAAGAGCGTGGAGTTCTTGTGGGTAAACAAGATATTCGTCAGTTGAAAGTACACATTATTAAGTATTGGGTAGATCATATAGAGACAGTACTTGCTAAGTACAATCTAAAACCAGAAGAGATAGACTATGTGATACCTCATGTCTCTTCAATGTTCTTTTACGAGAAACTTAATGATGAGCTCTCCAATCGGGGAATTGCTCTAACGAAAGAAAAGTGGTTTACAAACCTCACTTCAGTTGGGAATATAGGTTCAGCAGCTATCTATGTGGCATTAGATGAGTTAATTAGATCAAAAGAGATAAAACAAGGACAGAAGATACTCCTTCTTGTTCCTGAGAGTGGTCGATTTTCATTCGGATCACTGCTTCTAAGGAAATACTAGGAGTCATTTTTATTTGAACAGGAGGGCTTCGATTTATTTTGAGGGAAATATTTGACACTTGGGAAAAATAGCTGATTTGTTTTATGAAAGAGAAAATGGATAGGAAGAGAGCTAGACTCATAGGTTTCCACGATTCATTTTTGTTGAGTGGATCTAATTTTGTGCATTTCGGTACATCCCTGAGAGATGTGTTGTGGGAAGAGATTATCTGTAGAATATCAGTCCTCAAAATAGTTGTGCTGAGAAAAATTCTATTAGGTGTTATTCTCGTTTTTGTTCCTATGCTATCAAATGCCCAAGACACTGAAGTTTCTTTATCTTTGAAGGACTCATTGGGGCAAAGTGTTGATTGTGCTAAATGCTCTGTTTTTAGAGCAAAAGAAAACCTCCTTGTTCTTTCTTCATGGAGTAATGAAAATGGAGAAGTCTCATTTCTCGTATCTAGCGATGATAGTTATATATTGAAAGTTTCATATATGGGCGCATCACTCAAAGAACTTCATTTTGACATACCTAAAGGGCTAGATAAGCTAGAGTTAGGTATTCTACGCTTCAATATAAACTCTGTGTTGCTTGATGAAGTTATTGTTCAAGGGGAAAAAAGGATTTCTAGAAAGGCCAATAATATTAAGGTAAATGTCAAGGGAAGTTCCTTAGAAAACATTGGTACAGTCATAGATATTTTGAGGGAAATTCCTCGTGTTGTTGTTCAAGGGGACGAGATTGCAATTTTAGGCAAGGGAATCCCAAATATCTATCTTAATGGTCGTAAAGTGCTAAATATTGACAAGATATTGAGTATAAAATCGTCTGAAATAAGAAAAATAGAAGTGCTAGGAAATCCTAATGGGAGATATGGGGTAAACACTTCGTCTGCCATTATTATCACAACGTCCACTTCCTATCAGGATATTTGGGGCATTGACATTATGGATAAAGTTGGCTCAAAAGGAAAATTTTCAAATGCTCTAAATGCTACAGCATATCTCAATTTATCAAAGATATCTATCAAAGCAGGTACAAATTACATCTATGGAGAGAAGATGTATCATAAAGAAGACACCTATGATTATTCTGTTCTAGATAATCAGATCAGGAATCGTTCCGTTACAGAGTTAAGTGGTGTACAAAAGAATCTAAGTCTTTCAACAGAGGTAGTTTATCGTATAAATAACAACCATAGTATCAATCTTTTTGCAAACGTAGATCCTACAGTTCTCGGAAAAGAACATCTTAATGGATTCTTGCACCACAACGACATCAATAATGTCAACCTTGTCCAAGAATTTAATAGTATAACCCAAACAAACTCATCAAATACATTGCTTAGTGGAGCATACCACTTTAATACCACAAAAACAAAAATAGATTTTTCTGGAACATATTTCTATATGAAGCAGAATGCTAATCGATATTTATCTACTGAACAAGAGACAAGTAAGTTTGATCAAAAAAGTATTGCTCACAACCTAACACTAAAAGGTGATTGTGAACAAAATCTTTCAAAGGTATTTAGTTTATTCTCTGGGATAGAATACATTTTTACACAAAGAGATGGTAGGTATAAAACTACAAATAGTAATACTGACTTTTTTAATCAAAAACAACTTACTGGATACATCGCTTTACAGGCTAATATTAACAAAAGGTGGAGGGCTCAGGCTCAGATGGGAATGGAGTTTATTGATTTCAAATACTTTAAAAATGAGACAATAATCAACGGGCAGAGTAAACGTTCGCTAAAATACCTGCCCAAGCTCTCCGTTTCTTACGAGAATGAAGATTTCTCATTAGAGTTATCTTATAATAAAACAATAGATAAACCTAGTTACAACCAGCTTTCGTCTAATTCCTTTATGAGTAACAAATATCTAAGATGGGATGGAAATCCCACACTTAGAAATAGCTATGTACACTCTTTAACAACGGATCTTACTTACAGCTGGGCAAACTTATCCCTCTCGTATTCTAGAGTAAAGGATGGCTTTTTTGAAGTCTGCACATTGCTTGATCCCCAAAGCATGATTGTAAAGATTTCTCCAGAAAACTTACCGGATTATAATCAGTTTTATGCAGGACTTTCAATGAACCCTCAAATAAGAAATCTAGGTATTCTCGCAGATGTTGGTTTGCAGTTACAAGATTTGAAATATGGAGGGGTATCTTATAACAAACCCTTGATTGCCTATTCTTTTCGATTAAACTATACATTTCTTAAGGGCGTATCATTAAGGTGTGGAATTTCTGGACACCTCAAGAATGGAAGTTATGCAACGGGAGAAACAAAAGGATACAGCAACTTTGATATACGCTTATCTAAAAGTTGGATGAGTGGCAAGCTAATTACACAAATCTATGCTACAGATATTTTCAACAAAGCCTATGAAAGAATCCTACTCAATACAAACAATATCTTGAGACAGGATTACTCCCATGGAGGGACTAGAGGTATTTTCCTTACAGTTCAATACAAGTGGGGGAAACGCAATAAAAGCAGTGGTCAAACCCTTTCGAAAGAAATGATGCGACTAATGTATTAACAATCAATTATTAACCATTTAAAAGTTTTCGTTATGAAACAGAAAAAGTTTGACGTGGGCGTTGAAATCCCACAGAGTATGCAAGAAGTTCTACTTGGAGGTCAAGGAGTTGAGAAAATCTCTATTACGATTTCTCTAGCCGCTTCGGCAAATTTGTCTAGTGGCAAAGACAAAGACAGTGATGCAGACGACTCTGTATCCACTACGCCAACTCTTGAAGGTAAAAAATTGCTTCCGTAACCTGTTTGTGTACCTACATAAGCAGGGAAAATACCTATGTTTTTTACTTTGCTTATGAGGCTAGAGCAGAGATTGTTCACCTGAATAAATGATGGTTATGTCCAGCTCTCAAGTAATTATCGAGGTGAGGAGATTTTTATCAAAGGTTTCTCACCTCTTATTCTTAAAAAACTTCATAGAATGATTTTAATTTCGTCACGTTTGGATGATGCTTCAACATCAAATGTCATTGATTGGTTATACTACCAAGCAAAAGACTATTTGAGATTTAATGGAGATGGCTTCGATGCTTCGTTCTCATATAGGAATGGTCTTCTATATATTACATCTCATTATATGGAGGAAGAAGTGCCTTTGATTTGCATTGACAGTTTTTGGTATCGAAAGTGTGGACTGAATATCTGTCAGAAAACGAACTCCCATACGTATGATGATATTTTTCCAAATAAAACAGAAGAGACATACAAATATCTTTCTAAGCATGCTTCAGAATTTGCCTTATCAGAGTTTAAGGCCTATAGAGAATTTATTTTCTCTCACATTATACGAAAAGCTCGCACAAGGCTAGGCAGCTATAAATTAAGAGAGTTAAACAAAATTGAGACACTGACCCTTGCCAAAGAGATTGGGTTATCCGTACCTAAAACATTTATACTTAACTCTAAAAATGAATTGGTTAAAATATTAGAAATATACGGAAATTTAATAATTAAACCCTTGTATGAAGGTGTGTATGACATTGGAGAAGAGTATGCATTTGTATCTTACACATCCTCTATAAGCAAGGATGATTTACCCAATATCCCTTCTTACTTTCCAGTTGCACTATTTCAAGAGCAGATAGAGAAACAACTCGAAATAAGAGTTATTTATATTAAAGAAATATGTTATTCGATAGCAATGTTTACTCAAGCTTATGAGCATTCTCAGATTGACGGACGCAGATGTCCACAAGAGATACTGAGAATGACCCCCTATAAATTACCACTAGAAATAGAAAAGAAAATCGTGACTATTATGAATCAGATTGGATTGTCATATGGAGCATTAGATTTTATTCTATCTAAGAATAATGAGATCATTTTTTTGGAAATCAACCCTGTTGGACAATTCTCTGCTTATGGAAATGCTTGTAATTATCACCTTGACAAAATAATCTCCGAACAGTTATGAATAACAAAGAAAAAATAGAGGCACCTCTATTTTTAAGAAGTATTGAAGAAAGAAAAATCTCTCAACACAAAGAAGAGAGTAGTAATGAAAAATACTGCTATTCTCAAAAATATCAAGGATATTGCATTTTTCGAAAATCTAACAGATGGAAGTCCATTGCGATTTCTATCAACAATGACAAAGACTGATGTATTTATTAATTTTTCCAGATATTATTATTACTCGAGGTGCTAATAGGACATTAGTTTTTGACACGAAGAAGGCTGGCTCTTTTTCGTATATCCCTGTTATACCAGAAAAACTACTTGAGAGATTTAGAGAAACAACTATTGAGGCTATCAGCCAATCATACTCTGGGGAAGATCTCCAGATCGTAAAGGGATTCATTGATTTTATTCTTGAAAATAAATATGGAGTACTTGTTCAAGACATTGACCATTTTCCCAATGTTGTAGAAGATTACGAATCCCCTTCTGTTGTAGAAATTATGGTTATTGATATCGCAGAAAAAGAACATCGATATTCTTTTATTGCATCTCAGTTGAGAAGTCTTTGCTGTGAGCATCTTCAATTGAGATTTTTTTCATCAGTTTCCATCGCTAAAATCAGACAAGTTTTATCTCCATTTCTCGTCTATCCTTGGTTTTCGATAGAACTTCTTATTAGTAATCCTTTATGGGAAGATCCTCAAGAGATCGTAGACTTCTTGTATGATTTGCCCATGGTTTCAATTATTGTATTTAATCAGAATGAAACAAAAATATTCAATGTAAATTCAAAATACAGAAGTCAATCAATAAGCTCTGTATTGTATACACGACAACATTTTAATTCTCCTATGGATTGTGGTGTAATTCATAAGGATACACTATATAACATGAGTACTCTCCAATCTGTGATAATGTCAAAAAAACACAACAATTGCTTGTATAAGAAGGTTTTTATTACAAAAGAGGGAGATGTAGCAAATTGTCCATGCCTGCCGTATACTTATGGCAATATTGACAAGCAGGATATAGAGCTCACGAAAATTGTCAAAAGTGAGATATTTCAAAAAAAATGGGAGATTATAAAAGATGATATATTCGTCTGTCGTGATTGTGAATTTAGATACGTCTGTAATGATTGTCGGGCTTTTTTAGATAATCTCTTGGAAAAGCCTCGAAAATGCACATATAACCCTTATACATCTCAATGGTATGATTCATAATTATAAAAAGATTAGATTTATACCACAGCATGATAGCATGGATTGTGGTATTGCATGCTTAAAAATGATTTTTAAGTTTTACGATCACAAGATTGATTGCTCAAAAATAGGTAGCATTTTCAAAGTAACAAAAAAGGGGGTTTCTTTAAACAGTATCAGACTGATCGCAGAGTCTTTTCACGTACATACTTTTGCATCATTTCTGTCTTTC
This is a stretch of genomic DNA from Porphyromonas cangingivalis. It encodes these proteins:
- a CDS encoding DUF1896 family protein, which codes for MTAIRFSYYELSLLSFLRESHPEKAGDISFIKERAAAASEAYAEAFDAGLPITECIGIANKTLYAGLHFSHHDTISSVLWNEFSAEVPLEAVRETAIRLRPLLESIFAKYPISDEFAYMPEYNSLYTEITGFVQLKLEEDGKL
- a CDS encoding beta-ketoacyl-ACP synthase III, with translation MEKKVYINRIASYLPNKPISNDEMEDYIGMIGGKPSRVRSIVLRQNGIKTRYYGLDKEHKITHSNAQLAKEAVVDLFADRVVPTDVTLLACGTSTPDQLLPSHASMVHGELGNFPMEIFSSAGVCLTSLQALKICYSNILAGLHQKAVCVASELTSPALVAKFYEPEYEATHANPDKDPYMAFEKDFMRFMLSDGAGAVLVEDTPKGDPSLEIEWIEMTSYANELPTCMFMASELQSDGRLKSWKEYTPEEIKERGVLVGKQDIRQLKVHIIKYWVDHIETVLAKYNLKPEEIDYVIPHVSSMFFYEKLNDELSNRGIALTKEKWFTNLTSVGNIGSAAIYVALDELIRSKEIKQGQKILLLVPESGRFSFGSLLLRKY
- a CDS encoding DUF4099 domain-containing protein translates to MDEKIKDQEVLLVKEQKDESLRAVAGADEKGGLKTIPPTSENEQSFLKFDKHSNALENFLSNFMRQFKHPTPLNFFKVPFESAVASARVLSEMLKAPDVPSNKEMLDSARINPADHAGEQKQSFQGIDPDKVKWEQFEQMGVSRESLEKGKHLEELLQYRKTPLIPISIKIGEVSLYTDARLSLKAFGDGTFIPVVHAIRKEPQLEREFFGHTFTDEDKKALKETGNLGRIVELTFPGKEEPTRSFVSIDRLTNDIIALSTDRVRIPDEIKGVKLTDEQKKELSEGRSIYVDGMTSKTGKHFNANLQFNADKRSIEFRFGISKQEQRQRQASEGQQQTEQKELRVPQKMLGRDISSEEQAKLKAGQTVYMTGLIDKKGEPFNAYVRPNFEKNKFDFLKWNPDKFQAKEVTPDNASSTQVAVNSEGKTNEATKHVREPLKQGQTELTTGQEQKQEEKKRSKGMKM
- the gwsS gene encoding grasp-with-spasm system SPASM domain peptide maturase, with product MYLLIFPDIIITRGANRTLVFDTKKAGSFSYIPVIPEKLLERFRETTIEAISQSYSGEDLQIVKGFIDFILENKYGVLVQDIDHFPNVVEDYESPSVVEIMVIDIAEKEHRYSFIASQLRSLCCEHLQLRFFSSVSIAKIRQVLSPFLVYPWFSIELLISNPLWEDPQEIVDFLYDLPMVSIIVFNQNETKIFNVNSKYRSQSISSVLYTRQHFNSPMDCGVIHKDTLYNMSTLQSVIMSKKHNNCLYKKVFITKEGDVANCPCLPYTYGNIDKQDIELTKIVKSEIFQKKWEIIKDDIFVCRDCEFRYVCNDCRAFLDNLLEKPRKCTYNPYTSQWYDS
- a CDS encoding TetR/AcrR family transcriptional regulator, coding for MASTWIEVALKEKNHFKIWLIKYSFIILHSEAENERSVLFKVMARTNNKEIILKEAFRLFLSKGYDAVSFADLVKATNISRGGMFHHFKGKEDIFNQVADRFVFSFFREGESFIESSESKTPLKDFLAHCTKIIGERMLHFSDTLGASVTAASFMSFVLYLKEHYASWQEKIQEYEEQEVKTWNEVIELAKKKSEIREDIDNGQIITVFRTLYLGLSYKGALIDRLSIEELQRLWEFIYQEYKL
- a CDS encoding type IA DNA topoisomerase produces the protein MKVIIAEKPSVAREIARVIRATNKKEGYIEGGDYAVTWALGHLITAAMPEAYGIKGFHKDNLPILPPVFTLIPRQIKEGKRYKADSAAVAQLKVIEKLFRECEGIIVATDAGREGELIFRFIYEYLGIAKPFDRLWISSLTDKAIKEGLARLQSGAAYDNLYYAARARSEADWLVGINATQAISIAAGRGTYSLGRVQTPTLCMVCSRFLENKKFEPQPFWQLSLAVKEGDESFRFSSADRWFDRTEATALYEKLRNASVATVETIVRKETKQEPPLLYDLTTLQKEANSRFGYSAEQTLSLAQKLYEKAYITYPRTGSRHIPEDVFAEIPALIAFLHDHPVWGVHARRLTELNAHSVDGKKVTDHHALLITGKKPIDMFGDEAVIYDMIAGRMLEAFSARCVKDVSTVTAICEGVKFILKGEIIKEEGWRAILKNSRKKDKEQLEAEERESRENGEGIIIPEWEEGEQLPLCSCSLAQGMTKPKPLHTESSLLAAMETAGKELEDEELRAQLKDCGIGTPATRAAIIETLFAREYMVRQKKSLVPTEKGLAVYSIVKGMKIGNAEMTGQWEADLARIERGELKEQEFRKGIENYATQITDELLSSKILFPKKQSDIHCPKCGKGSLVFYPRCAKCSDADCGLTLFRNVAGKSLTDEQLTQLAVNGETGVIKGFTSKAGKSFEASLSLDGEFKTVFIFPEHKKPSKSRR
- a CDS encoding outer membrane beta-barrel protein, with product MKEKMDRKRARLIGFHDSFLLSGSNFVHFGTSLRDVLWEEIICRISVLKIVVLRKILLGVILVFVPMLSNAQDTEVSLSLKDSLGQSVDCAKCSVFRAKENLLVLSSWSNENGEVSFLVSSDDSYILKVSYMGASLKELHFDIPKGLDKLELGILRFNINSVLLDEVIVQGEKRISRKANNIKVNVKGSSLENIGTVIDILREIPRVVVQGDEIAILGKGIPNIYLNGRKVLNIDKILSIKSSEIRKIEVLGNPNGRYGVNTSSAIIITTSTSYQDIWGIDIMDKVGSKGKFSNALNATAYLNLSKISIKAGTNYIYGEKMYHKEDTYDYSVLDNQIRNRSVTELSGVQKNLSLSTEVVYRINNNHSINLFANVDPTVLGKEHLNGFLHHNDINNVNLVQEFNSITQTNSSNTLLSGAYHFNTTKTKIDFSGTYFYMKQNANRYLSTEQETSKFDQKSIAHNLTLKGDCEQNLSKVFSLFSGIEYIFTQRDGRYKTTNSNTDFFNQKQLTGYIALQANINKRWRAQAQMGMEFIDFKYFKNETIINGQSKRSLKYLPKLSVSYENEDFSLELSYNKTIDKPSYNQLSSNSFMSNKYLRWDGNPTLRNSYVHSLTTDLTYSWANLSLSYSRVKDGFFEVCTLLDPQSMIVKISPENLPDYNQFYAGLSMNPQIRNLGILADVGLQLQDLKYGGVSYNKPLIAYSFRLNYTFLKGVSLRCGISGHLKNGSYATGETKGYSNFDIRLSKSWMSGKLITQIYATDIFNKAYERILLNTNNILRQDYSHGGTRGIFLTVQYKWGKRNKSSGQTLSKEMMRLMY
- the gwsG gene encoding grasp-with-spasm system ATP-grasp peptide maturase — translated: MILISSRLDDASTSNVIDWLYYQAKDYLRFNGDGFDASFSYRNGLLYITSHYMEEEVPLICIDSFWYRKCGLNICQKTNSHTYDDIFPNKTEETYKYLSKHASEFALSEFKAYREFIFSHIIRKARTRLGSYKLRELNKIETLTLAKEIGLSVPKTFILNSKNELVKILEIYGNLIIKPLYEGVYDIGEEYAFVSYTSSISKDDLPNIPSYFPVALFQEQIEKQLEIRVIYIKEICYSIAMFTQAYEHSQIDGRRCPQEILRMTPYKLPLEIEKKIVTIMNQIGLSYGALDFILSKNNEIIFLEINPVGQFSAYGNACNYHLDKIISEQL